In Wenyingzhuangia fucanilytica, the following are encoded in one genomic region:
- a CDS encoding DegT/DnrJ/EryC1/StrS family aminotransferase, with product MKEKIYLSPPDLKGNEQALLEDVFKSNWIAPQGPMLAAFEDNLTNITGSNYGVALSSATAAIHLGLQVLGVAKGDKVLCATFTFVASVNPITYLGAIPVLVDVEKDTWNICPVLLEKAILKEIEQGTKPKALVLVHGYGMPAKIDEVLAIAKKYDVLVLEDAASALGSKYKHQYCGAFGDVGVYSFNGNKIITTSGGGMLVTAQKKIADKTLYLATQAKEMNTEYLYHQVGYNYRLSNVLAAIGLGQLALLSDFVQKRRENHQFYKKELQGLGLEFLEDTSHTKSNFWLTNVLFNSFEIKEKVRLALFDENIECRSLWKPMHQQKIYQSATFYGNGNSDDFHQRGLSLPSGSSMSTQDLQRVCSVIKSCF from the coding sequence TTGAAAGAAAAGATTTATTTATCCCCACCAGATTTAAAAGGAAATGAACAGGCCTTATTAGAAGATGTTTTTAAAAGTAATTGGATTGCTCCTCAGGGACCCATGCTTGCTGCTTTTGAAGATAATTTAACTAATATCACAGGAAGTAATTATGGGGTTGCGTTAAGCTCTGCAACAGCGGCTATTCATTTAGGTTTACAGGTTTTAGGTGTTGCAAAAGGGGATAAAGTTTTGTGTGCTACATTTACTTTTGTGGCCTCGGTGAATCCTATAACTTATCTTGGAGCAATTCCTGTTTTGGTTGATGTTGAAAAAGATACATGGAATATTTGTCCTGTTTTGTTAGAAAAAGCAATTCTTAAAGAAATTGAACAGGGCACAAAACCTAAAGCGCTTGTTTTGGTTCATGGATATGGAATGCCAGCTAAAATTGATGAGGTTTTAGCAATTGCAAAAAAATACGATGTTTTGGTTTTAGAAGACGCAGCATCGGCTTTAGGTTCAAAGTATAAGCATCAATATTGTGGAGCTTTTGGAGATGTTGGTGTGTATTCTTTTAACGGAAATAAAATTATTACTACTTCTGGGGGTGGAATGTTGGTAACGGCTCAAAAAAAAATAGCAGATAAAACTTTGTATTTGGCTACACAAGCTAAGGAAATGAATACTGAATATTTATATCATCAAGTGGGATATAATTATAGGTTGAGTAATGTTTTGGCTGCTATTGGTTTAGGACAACTAGCATTGTTATCTGATTTTGTTCAAAAAAGAAGGGAAAACCATCAATTTTATAAAAAAGAACTTCAAGGTTTAGGACTTGAGTTTTTAGAAGATACTAGTCATACAAAAAGTAATTTTTGGCTAACAAATGTATTGTTTAATAGTTTTGAAATTAAAGAAAAAGTAAGGTTGGCTTTGTTTGACGAGAATATAGAATGTAGATCCTTGTGGAAACCTATGCATCAGCAAAAAATATATCAATCAGCTACTTTTTATGGTAACGGAAATAGTGATGATTTTCATCAAAGAGGATTGAGTTTACCTAGCGGATCTTCTATGTCGACACAAGATTTACAAAGAGTTTGTAGTGTGATAAAATCTTGTTTTTAA
- a CDS encoding magnesium and cobalt transport protein CorA, whose amino-acid sequence MKKDFFNSTSLIEYSKETHSCDPITSLEQIDFNSDSKKIKWLNTYGTHHKNEFKSIITQSLLDDFLLKLISEEKHPNKVLELDNVLFVTIKVLKTETINFQTEQMFFILTPHILWSIQEQKGDYFEWIRERIRENKGIVRNKKTDYLLFLILESIIDNYEEAYENISSSMETLIQGSDVKPTPDFTQNIEKEKNTIITFKKAVTSLRDIITKLEKVEQQKINKKFYSELSTQIHNILNTIDFDLQEMESKINLIFSIQGHRLNEVMKTLTIFSVIFIPLTFLAGIYGMNFEYIPELKHHNGYFILLGAMIIITLVSVYYFRKKKWF is encoded by the coding sequence ATGAAAAAAGATTTTTTTAATAGCACCTCACTAATAGAATACTCTAAAGAAACTCACTCTTGTGATCCTATCACTTCACTTGAGCAAATAGATTTTAATAGTGATTCTAAAAAAATCAAGTGGCTAAACACCTATGGTACACATCATAAAAATGAATTTAAATCAATCATCACCCAAAGTTTACTAGATGATTTTTTACTAAAATTAATTTCTGAAGAAAAACACCCTAACAAGGTTTTAGAACTAGATAATGTTTTGTTTGTAACAATAAAGGTCTTAAAAACCGAGACCATAAACTTTCAAACAGAACAAATGTTTTTTATTTTAACTCCTCATATTCTTTGGAGTATTCAAGAACAAAAAGGTGATTATTTTGAATGGATTAGAGAACGAATTAGAGAAAACAAAGGAATTGTTAGAAACAAAAAAACAGATTATTTACTATTCTTAATCTTAGAATCTATTATTGACAATTACGAAGAAGCCTATGAAAATATTTCCTCTTCTATGGAAACTTTAATTCAAGGAAGCGATGTAAAACCTACTCCAGATTTTACACAAAATATAGAAAAGGAAAAAAACACCATTATCACCTTTAAAAAAGCGGTAACCAGTTTAAGAGATATTATTACCAAATTAGAAAAAGTAGAGCAACAAAAAATAAACAAAAAGTTTTATAGTGAATTAAGTACTCAAATTCACAACATATTAAACACTATTGATTTTGACTTGCAAGAAATGGAAAGTAAAATCAACCTAATATTTAGTATACAAGGACATCGTTTAAATGAAGTGATGAAAACTTTAACTATTTTTTCTGTAATCTTTATTCCCCTAACTTTTTTAGCAGGAATTTACGGGATGAATTTTGAGTACATTCCCGAACTAAAACATCACAACGGCTATTTTATTTTACTAGGTGCAATGATTATTATTACACTTGTTTCTGTATATTATTTTAGAAAGAAAAAATGGTTTTAA
- a CDS encoding mechanosensitive ion channel family protein translates to MDALNEFINIEIIKVGENSIKIFNLLLVLAIFVFTRLLVWIVSKIIHKRKDVGGIDHSNAYALAQISSYFLWVIGIVFMLEGLGIEITFLLAGSAALLVGIGLGLQQTFNDFISGLILLFEGTTKVGDILEIDNDVVKIQSIGLRTSKAINRYDISVIIPNSLITTNKVVNWSHHGPTTLFTVKVGVAYGSDVDLVIKVLKKCAEIHPEVIRKHEVDVRFSNFGASSLDFTVIFYTVNIFGVEKIKSEIRINIARAFKENGISVPFNQLDVHIKNKES, encoded by the coding sequence ATGGATGCATTGAATGAATTTATCAATATTGAGATTATTAAAGTTGGAGAAAATTCCATCAAAATATTTAATCTTTTATTGGTATTAGCCATTTTTGTTTTTACCAGACTTTTGGTTTGGATCGTTTCTAAAATTATACATAAACGTAAAGATGTGGGAGGTATAGATCACTCCAACGCTTATGCTTTAGCCCAAATATCCTCTTATTTTCTTTGGGTAATAGGAATTGTATTTATGCTAGAAGGACTTGGAATTGAAATCACTTTTTTATTAGCTGGTTCTGCAGCTTTATTAGTTGGTATAGGTTTAGGTTTACAACAAACTTTTAACGATTTTATTTCTGGATTAATTTTACTTTTTGAAGGAACCACTAAGGTTGGTGACATTTTAGAAATTGACAACGATGTGGTTAAAATACAAAGTATTGGACTTAGAACCTCTAAAGCCATTAACAGATATGACATCTCTGTTATTATTCCTAACTCTTTAATTACTACAAACAAAGTAGTTAACTGGAGTCATCATGGACCTACTACCCTATTTACCGTAAAGGTGGGTGTTGCCTATGGTAGTGATGTAGATTTAGTTATTAAAGTGCTTAAAAAATGTGCCGAAATTCATCCAGAAGTCATCAGAAAACATGAAGTAGATGTTAGATTTTCTAACTTTGGAGCTTCGTCTTTAGACTTTACAGTAATTTTTTATACTGTAAATATATTTGGTGTTGAAAAAATTAAAAGCGAAATTAGAATAAATATAGCTAGAGCATTTAAAGAAAATGGTATTTCGGTACCATTTAACCAATTAGATGTACACATTAAAAACAAAGAGTCATAA
- the moaA gene encoding GTP 3',8-cyclase MoaA: MKKTDHILIDSFKREHTYLRISITERCNLRCTYCMPAEGIQLSPKDHIMNYDEVFEIAKKFVDLGVTKIRITGGEPLVRKDVAVILKKLATLPVELSITTNGITIDKFVTLFKECNIQKINISIDSLNPSKFNEITRRKNFDRVYKNIMLFANDDFFKVKLNCVLMKGVNDDEINDFIEFTKHHNLNLRFIEFMPFNGNEWKLDQLVSLATIVETAKNHFGADNIIRINDAPNDTSKNYQLKNARGSFAIISTVTNPFCDSCNRIRLTANGKLKNCLFSGGEEDLLTALRAGENIETPIKVAIQSKKKMRGGMDTQNQFTSDDLRLDNRSMITIGG, from the coding sequence ATCAAAAAAACAGACCACATATTAATTGACTCTTTTAAAAGAGAACATACTTATTTACGAATTTCTATTACAGAGCGTTGTAACTTAAGATGTACTTATTGTATGCCTGCCGAAGGGATTCAATTGTCTCCTAAAGATCATATTATGAATTATGATGAAGTTTTTGAAATTGCTAAAAAGTTTGTGGATTTAGGGGTAACAAAAATAAGAATTACAGGAGGAGAACCCTTGGTTAGAAAAGATGTTGCTGTTATTTTAAAAAAATTAGCAACACTTCCTGTAGAGCTTTCTATTACCACAAATGGAATTACCATAGATAAATTTGTAACTCTTTTTAAAGAATGTAATATCCAAAAGATAAACATCAGTATTGATTCTTTAAACCCTAGTAAATTTAACGAAATTACTAGACGCAAAAATTTTGATAGAGTTTACAAAAACATCATGCTATTTGCTAATGATGATTTTTTTAAAGTAAAACTTAATTGCGTTTTAATGAAAGGAGTAAATGATGATGAAATCAATGATTTTATTGAATTTACCAAACATCATAATCTAAACCTTCGTTTTATTGAATTTATGCCTTTTAATGGAAACGAATGGAAATTAGACCAACTTGTTTCTTTGGCTACCATTGTAGAAACAGCTAAAAATCATTTTGGAGCAGACAATATTATAAGAATAAATGATGCTCCTAATGATACTTCTAAAAATTACCAACTAAAAAATGCCAGAGGAAGTTTTGCAATTATTAGTACGGTAACCAATCCTTTTTGCGATAGTTGTAACCGAATCCGTTTAACGGCCAATGGTAAATTAAAAAACTGCTTATTTTCTGGTGGAGAAGAAGATTTATTAACAGCTTTAAGAGCTGGTGAAAATATTGAAACTCCTATTAAAGTTGCCATTCAATCTAAAAAGAAAATGCGTGGTGGTATGGATACTCAAAACCAATTTACTTCGGATGATTTACGCCTAGACAACCGAAGTATGATTACTATTGGTGGATAA
- the moaCB gene encoding bifunctional molybdenum cofactor biosynthesis protein MoaC/MoaB, translated as MVDITHKSPTLRTATAQAIVKVSKQETIDAINNKTVPKGDVFEMSRAAGLLGIKQTPYLLPDCHPLPIEFTGVEYQINGLEITILMTVKTIYKTGVEVEAMHGASVVALNMYDMLKPIDKQVEIGSIKLLEKRGGKSTFHKNSGAGLKASVIVCSDTISAGKKEDKAGKAIINKLKECEVTIGEYTIIPDEKDIIRDKAITNSQQDFDLIIYTGGTGLSKRDVTPETLIPLFERQIPGIEEAIRSYGQTRTPYSMLSRSVAGVINNTLVLALPGSTKGAEESMEAIFPAILHIYGVLKGERH; from the coding sequence AAGCCCAACCCTAAGAACTGCTACTGCACAAGCAATAGTGAAAGTTAGCAAGCAAGAAACTATTGATGCTATTAACAACAAAACTGTTCCTAAAGGGGATGTTTTTGAAATGAGTCGTGCTGCAGGATTGTTAGGTATTAAACAAACACCTTATTTATTACCAGACTGCCATCCACTACCTATTGAATTTACAGGTGTTGAGTATCAAATAAATGGTTTAGAAATTACTATTTTAATGACTGTAAAAACCATTTACAAAACTGGCGTTGAAGTTGAAGCTATGCATGGAGCAAGCGTAGTTGCATTAAACATGTATGACATGCTTAAACCTATTGACAAACAAGTAGAAATAGGAAGTATTAAGTTGCTAGAAAAAAGAGGAGGGAAATCTACTTTTCATAAAAATTCTGGAGCCGGTTTAAAAGCCTCTGTTATTGTTTGTTCTGACACTATTTCTGCAGGAAAAAAAGAAGATAAAGCAGGAAAAGCAATTATCAATAAATTAAAAGAATGTGAAGTTACTATTGGAGAGTATACCATTATTCCTGATGAAAAAGACATTATTAGAGATAAAGCCATCACCAATAGTCAACAAGATTTTGATTTAATTATTTACACAGGAGGAACAGGATTATCAAAAAGAGATGTCACTCCAGAAACTTTGATTCCTTTGTTTGAAAGACAAATACCAGGAATTGAAGAAGCTATTAGAAGTTACGGACAAACTAGAACTCCTTATTCTATGCTTTCGCGCAGTGTAGCTGGAGTTATTAATAATACCTTAGTTTTGGCTTTACCAGGATCGACTAAGGGAGCAGAAGAATCTATGGAAGCAATTTTCCCTGCTATTTTACATATTTATGGTGTTCTAAAAGGAGAAAGGCATTAA